In the Oncorhynchus gorbuscha isolate QuinsamMale2020 ecotype Even-year linkage group LG05, OgorEven_v1.0, whole genome shotgun sequence genome, one interval contains:
- the LOC124035934 gene encoding collagen alpha-1(X) chain-like, which translates to MEVRVLSILILLVALTAVHGSGSYVVKKVMKVAPQYQPYSVKSHVVSVAGEPGAPGEPGSEGPPGPPGPPGESAVGQPGPEGPVGPPGPAGHSAPGKPGPSGGPGKPGVPGAAGKKGEVGTAGLQGPRGMPGPTGRSGPAGISSTGKPGPHGLPGAMGPRGETGLKGHPGMPGFPGAKGDRGVGIPGAQGETGAVGPMGPAGQPGAAGVGKPGKPGIPGEAGKSGSPGRDGGAGPMGLPGAKGHTGAPGVGMPGKPGDNGAPGMPGAAGPKGHQGATGATGAPGIPGYGKPGANGQKGERGVVGSTGTTGQKGEPGAQGYTGATGATGPMGLTGPQGARGFQGDTGEMGPKGDTGALGPQGPKGYKGDQGAQGFQGKQGNTGVTGPTGATGATGAPGNKGDTGHTGSTGASGVPGPAGPKGFPGRNGEAGEAGAAGASGPRGPVGPTGAAGTPGLKGHPGLPGAPGPAGLAAKGILGPLGPPGLPGADGQDGGQGPAGPPGPPGPPGEFFFEKSMGMGEVMVPTLVKAPMSAFSVSLAKPYPPSGEPIKFDNEVYNAENHYDTTTGQFTCQVPGVYYFSYTIHVNGAHALVALYKNDKPVMFSYDEYNKGFLDQMSGSTVLMLDVNDTVYLQIPDDEANGVFAAENVHCSFSGFLIAST; encoded by the exons ATGGAAGTACGAGTATTGAGCATCCTCATCCTCCTGGTGGCCTTGACGGCTGTTCATGGTAGTGGTTCatatgtggtgaagaaggtgatGAAGGTCGCCCCTCAATACCAGCCCTACTCTGTGAAGAGTCACG TGGTGTCGGTGGCGGGAGAGCCCGGTGCACCAGGTGAGCCCGGCTCAGAAGGCCCCCCTGGCCCACCTGGCCCTCCAGGGGAAAGTGCTGTGGGACAGCCGGGACCCGAGGGCCCTGTCGGACCGCCCGGGCCTGCTGGCCACTCCGCACCTGGCAAACCTGGTCCCTCAGGTGGGCCTGGTAAGCCTGGTGTTCCTGGCGCAGCTGGCAAGAAAGGAGAGGTGGGCACAGCTGGACTTCAAGGGCCTAGGGGCATGCCTGGACCTACTGGTCGTTCCGGACCAGCTGGGATCTCTTCCACTGGCAAGCCTGGACCTCATGGTCTGCCCGGAGCAATGGGGCCAAGAGGGGAAACAGGCCTTAAGGGACATCCAGGTATGCCTGGTTTTCCAGGAGCTAAGGGTGATAGAGGAGTGGGTATCCCAGGGGCACAAGGTGAGACAGGGGCTGTGGGACCTATGGGACCAGCTGGGCAGCCAGGAGCAGCCGGAGTTGGGAAGCCAGGCAAGCCAGGAATCCCTGGTGAAGCAGGAAAGTCAGGTAGCCCAGGTAGGGATGGGGGCGCTGGTCCCATGGGTTTGCCAGGTGCTAAGGGCCACACAGGGGCTCCTGGTGTAGGTATGCCTGGAAAACCAGGTGATAATGGGGCTCCAGGTATGCCTGGTGCAGCTGGTCCTAAAGGTCATCAGGGAGCAACAGGAGCAACTGGTGCTCCCGGTATCCCTGGATATGGAAAGCCAGGAGCAAATGGACAGAAGGGTGAGAGGGGAGTTGTAGGAAGCACAGGCACAACAGGTCAGAAGGGTGAGCCAGGAGCACAGGGATATACCGGTGCTACTGGTGCTACTGGGCCCATGGGTCTCACTGGTCCTCAGGGTGCAAGAGGCTTCCAGGGAGATACTGGGGAAATGGGTCCCAAAGGTGACACAGGTGCATTGGGACCCCAGGGACCAAAGGGATATAAGGGAGATCAGGGAGCACAAGGTTTCCAGGGAAAGCAAGGTAATACTGGAGTAACAGGCCCAACTGGTGCCACAGGAGCTACTGGAGCTCCAGGTAACAAAGGTGACACTGGTCACACAGGTTCAACTGGTGCTTCAGGTGTCCCAGGACCTGCCGGGCCCAAAGGTTTCCCAGGGCGCAATGGTGAGGCAGGTGAGGCTGGAGCTGCTGGAGCCTCAGGTCCCAGAGGACCTGTTGGGCCTACTGGTGCCGCAGGTACACCTGGCCTTAAAGGACACCCGGGTCTCCCTGGAGCACCTGGCCCAGCTGGACTGGCCGCTAAGGGAATCCTTGGCCCTCTCGGTCCCCCTGGTCTCCCTGGTGCTGATGGTCAGGATGGTGGCCAAGGCCCTGCTGGCCCTCCCGGCCCACCTGGTCCTCCCGGCGAGTTCTTTTTCGAAAAGAGCATGGGCATGGGTGAGGTCATGGTGCCTACTCTTGTTAAGGCCCCTATGTCtgctttctctgtttctctggctaAGCCTTATCCTCCATCTGGGGAACCTATTAAGTTTGACAATGAGGTGTACAATGCGGAGAATCACTATGACACTACCACTGGGCAGTTCACTTGCCAGGTTCCTGGAGTCTACTACTTCTCATACACCATTCACGTGAATGGGGCTCATGCTCTGGTGGCTCTGTACAAGAACGACAAGCCAGTCATGTTCAGCTATGATGAGTACAACAAGGGCTTCCTGGACCAGATGTCCGGTAGCACTGTCCTTATGCTCGATGTGAACGACACAGTCTACCTTCAGATTCCCGATGATGAGGCCAATGGCGTTTTTGCCGCTGAGAATGTCCACTGCTCTTTCTCTGGGTTCCTTATCGCTTCAACGTGA